The following are encoded in a window of Colletotrichum lupini chromosome 3, complete sequence genomic DNA:
- a CDS encoding Tim17/Tim22/Tim23 family protein, protein MAGDHDTYHSKDAIKAAISSSAALGGAGFFIAAVHNALQKQNVGAMSVFTRSGGIIAVMAIGGGAYGFTKSAMANLREKDDPWNTATAGFIAGSILGMTTRRMPVVLGLGAAFGAWQGVFEVTGGRLRGWNTAEVDEADFEGKIAQRAAKRRPIEETIAELGEGRGIRPPGYEERRRERLKEKYGVEINPVKATVE, encoded by the exons ATGGCCGGCGACCACGATACGTACCACTCCAAGGACGCCATCAAGGCGGCCATCTCCTCCTCTGCCGCCCTCGGTGGTGCCGGCTTCTTTATTGCCGCTGTTCACAATGCCCTCCAGAAGCAGAATGTTGGCGCCATGTCCGTCTTCACCCGCAGCGGCGGCATCATCGCCGTGATGG CGATTGGTGGTGGCGCATACGGCTTCACCAAGTCGGCAATGGCCAACCTGAGAGAAAAGGACGACCCGTGGAACACCGCGACTGCCGGCTTCATTGCCGGTTCAATCCTCGGAATGACAA CCAGAAGAATGCCCGTTGTGCTCGGCCTGGGTGCTGCCTTCGGCGCATGGCAAGGAGTCTTTGAGGTCACCGGCGGACGCCTCAGAGGATGGAACACGGCCGAAGTTGAcgaagccgatttcgagggCAAGATTGCTCAGCGCGCGGCCAAGAGACGCCCGATCGAGGAGACGATTGCAGAGCTTGGCGAGGGCCGTG GTATCCGGCCGCCGGGCTACGAGGAGCGGAGACGTGAGCGGCTTAAGGAGAAGTACGGTGTTGAGATCAACCCCGTCAAGGCAACTGTCGAGTAA
- a CDS encoding ubiquitin carboxyl-terminal hydrolase has translation MSPSDSPTTQHWEGSPAPVKENMVGKTGTLDIPNEHGLRVWSSRHYGSPEFVHRPLILNAYISLGRLAPRWIQDLLNSDLDSGSFARIEWDQQARCSKPGVPHRLVLVGNQSTSDTRNPGLLSSVCAICDFHFLIRTCWDPDQLVCLCRPNALHFPPKDTDFYLHHLVNIKQPVRPTKSTSNYHPLIRETILAVEHFACSAPRCTLQVTVEISRPRLKREWLHLLLNEQRILDNLAKARKQSPERFADARDDWCTSAPVTLNTYLRDLLDRPNPRNISQRNKRFQVVFGEECYVIFRAIMFTEENLDKDGVLEPYFIPPTLEPGTPGIPTELSALRAFVEDMQAETESVIIRGGKTGENRPYVGNRLFKELQCLDYPQNKIAQTATEAHRILGVLPDFDKALIFFAYTRQSALCEKRRPTFVEALKDIALLTNDDDFQTRAIQELTIMDGMPAPDSIGAGDELQTQAYQFFSLKYTASDDNVVSAFNTKIEHSPSQADSAREMLQIIGRHRNSDRILTHANGPMDVASAYRILEVDPQWPDSTIVMMSSVKLNKDPKSKATEEVAIKAMEAIAEDRNSDEIREAARTLSLLAQAPDQSAQAVEMDARPSSSANLPVGLENIGNTCYLNSILQYLNTVIPIKDLLAHYPDYELGLDDSHIQRRLVGGNKLKIDRAEAVVARAFVDELSKLLDNLSGSQASAIRPSQRLANAVLLPTSNLTEDPAKQPSKTAEEPKTLEVMGTQFPAPPPLPARPAPGPPTHTAEHVEDVDMVNVTVDPISESASSVSSQTLVNLSDVDHEKKDYVPEDKTDIRIVSQPVEVSSARSTNDNDVKMTGFDTAVLNVEQRVLKALETQTRDSGTDQQDVEEVMGSIINRLQAAIKPTRVDTTDEVQWEPIMDTFYVELTNHTKFPNQDKYKSDSTLERAITAYPAEGGPTNIHDGLSRNFDLQRVAAGEADIMRYTSIKKLPPILHVLIQRTKGDGHKNMNPVEVFETLYLDRYMDTPDDPQFFKLRQKGWALQQRLDQLNNMPKTAVEDTQLIDSFISDFVHVDKTDAEETSSLLNDMPTSSLSFAGQELTFPIYPPQSDETFEKVEPPEPTGFTVEGRQQISNMREDELKSHKAELDQLFAQHKKHAYRLHAVICHSGQLRAGHYWVWIHDFEAGVWRKYNDRVVTENADTKEVMKTLNSNGDPYYLCYVEDGKEGDLVKVPKRQQENPNSAVKDGDRDADGDIELIDNALPKNVILNLFGSYTKETDAGDENPKEERGRALRRRSASNEEDSAELSEGITSANGDTVIRINLLRDWLWTLSNESEGIIISDWETTANTLLLNDRNDLDVTFLPVRIPVLLLLLVVLAECPSSQSPVIPPHSLPASLWRCLARRPNQDDDVGSAPPL, from the exons ATGTCACCAAGCGATTCACCGACTACCCAGCACTGGGAAGGCAGCCCTGCGCCGGTCAAAGAGAATATGGTTGGAAAGACTGGTACGTTGGATATTCCAAATGAGCACGGATTGCGTGTCTGGTCTTCGCGACACTATGGCTCACCCGAATTTGTCCATCGACCGTTGATATTGAATGCTTACATTTCTCTAGGACGCCTTGCCCCAAGATGGATCCAAGACTTGCTCAACTCTGACCTTGATTCCGGATCCTTCGCAAGAATCGAATGGGACCAACAGGCGCGCTGCAGCAAACCAGGAGTACCGCATCGACTCGTCCTGGTGGGCAACCAGAGCACATCAGATACTCGCAACCCTGGCTTGCTGTCTTCTGTCTGCGCGATCTGCGACTTCCACTTCTTGATCAGGACCTGTTGGGACCCAGATCAGCTTGTCTGTCTGTGTCGCCCTAATGCTCTCCACTTCCCTCCAAAAGACACAGATTTCTACCTCCATCATCTCGTCAACATCAAGCAGCCAGTTCGACCGACCAAGTCGACGTCAAACTATCATCCTCTCATTCGCGAGACTATACTCGCTGTTGAGCACTTCGCCTGCTCCGCTCCTCGCTGCACACTGCAAGTTACAGTCGAAATATCACGGCCTCGGCTCAAGCGCGAATGGCTACACCTCCTTCTCAATGAACAGCGCATTCTAGACAATCTGGCAAAAGCCAGGAAGCAGTCGCCGGAACGATTCGCGGACGCAAGAGACGATTGGTGCACAAGCGCTCCAGTCACCCTAAACACCTATCTCAGAGACTTGCTGGATAGGCCCAATCCACGCAACATATCTCAGCGTAATAAGCGCTTCCAGGTCGTATTTGGCGAAGAATGCTATGTCATTTTCAGAGCCATCATGTTCACAGAGGAAAACCTGGACAAGGACGGGGTTCTTGAGCCTTACTTCATCCCGCCCACTCTCGAACCTGGCACCCCCGGCATACCAACGGAGCTCAGCGCATTGCGGGCATTTGTTGAGGATATGCAGGCCGAGACGGAGAGTGTCATAATAAGAGGCGGAAAGACTGGCGAGAATCGGCCCTATGTCGGCAACAGGCTCTTCAAAGAGCTACAATGTCTTGACTACCCCCAGAACAAGATTGCACAAACAGCAACGGAAGCGCATCGGATTCTTGGAGTGCTTCCGGACTTCGACAAGGCACTCATCTTTTTTGCTTACACCCGGCAGTCGGCCCTTTGTGAGAAGCGACGTCCTACGTTTGTCGAGGCCCTCAAGGATATCGCTCTCCTTACAaacgacgacgatttccaaACCCGAGCGATCCAAGAGCTCACCATCATGGACGGGATGCCCGCTCCGGATAGCATTGGCGCAGGCGACGAGTTGCAAACACAGGCGTACCAATTTTTTAGCCTTAAATACACCGCCAGCGACGATAATGTAGTTTCTGCCTTCAATACCAAGATCGAACACTCACCCTCTCAAGCTGACTCTGCCCGAGAAATGCTACAGATCATTGGGCGCCACAGGAACAGCGATCGCATTCTTACCCACGCAAACGGCCCAATGGACGTCGCCTCAGCCTATCGCATTCTTGAGGTAGATCCTCAATGGCCTGACAGCACCATTGTGATGATGTCCAGTGTCAAG CTGAACAAGGATCCGAAAAGCAAAGCTACAGAGGAAGTCGCGATCAAGGCGATGGAAGCTATCGCCGAGGATAGGAATAGCGACGAAATCCGCGAAGCGGCAAGAACTTTATCTCTATTGGCTCAAGCTCCGGATCAGTCCGCACAAGCTGTGGAGATGGACGCCAGACCTTCCAGCTCAGCCAACTTACCTGTCGGTCTCGAGAACATCGGCAATACTTGCTACTTGAACAGCATTCTTCAGTATCTCAACACTGTCATTCCCATCAAAGACTTGCTTGCCCATTACCCAGACTATGAGCTAGGCCTGGATGATTCGCATATCCAACGCCGGCTTGTCGGCGGCAACAAGCTCAAAATCGATCGTGCCGAGGCGGTTGTTGCCCGCGCTT TCGTCGATGAGTTGAGCAAACTCTTGGACAATCTAAGTGGCTCTCAGGCTAGTGCGATCCGACCATCCCAACGTCTGGCCAATGCCGTGCTGTTGCCGACCTCGAACTTGACTGAAGATCCTGCTAAGCAACCGAGCAAGACTGCGGAGGAGCCGAAGACTCTGGAAGTCATGGGCACCCAGTTTCCCGCCCCTCCGCCACTCCCTGCCAGGCCTGCTCCTGGGCCTCCTACACATACGGCAGAACACGTCGAGGACGTTGACATGGTTAACGTCACTGTGGACCCGATCTCTGAGTCTGCTAGCAGCGTCAGCTCGCAGACTCTGGTCAACCTTTCCGATGTTGACCACGAGAAGAAGGATTACGTGCCCGAGGATAAAACCGACATCAGAATCGTTTCTCAACCAGTCGAGGTGTCCTCGGCCCGATCCACGAACGATAACGATGTCAAAATGACGGGGTTCGATACAGCCGTTCTCAACGTGGAACAACGAGTACTCAAGGCCTTGGAAACACAGACCCGAGACTCAGGTACCGATCAACAAGACGTTGAAGAGGTCATGGGCAGCATCATCAACCGTCTGCAGGCTGCCATTAAGCCTACAAGGGTAGATACCACCGATGAGGTCCAGTGGGAGCCGATCATGGACACGTTCTATGTTGAGTTGACCAACCACACGAAGTTCCCCAATCAGGACAAGTACAAATCAGACTCAACTCTGGAGCGTGCCATCACGGCATATCCTGCTGAAGGTGGGCCGACGAACATTCATGACGGCCTTAGTCGCAATTTTGATCTCCAACGCGTCGCTGCCGGAGAAGCAGATATCATGCGATACACGTCGATCAAGAAGCTCCCTCCGATCTTACATGTCCTTATCCAGAGAACGAAAGGCGATGGCCACAAGAACATGAACCCGGTTGAGGTATTCGAAACATTGTATCTCGACCGGTATATGGACACCCCGGACGACCCTCAGTTCTTCAAGTTGCGGCAGAAAGGCTGGGCTCTTCAACAGCGCCTAGACCAGCTGAACAACATGCCCAAGACTGCGGTCGAGGATACTCAACTCATCGACAGTTTCATCAGTGACTTTGTACACGTTGACAAGACTGATGCTGAGGAGACATCGTCGCTTCTCAACGACATGCCTACGTCGTCCCTTAGCTTTGCGGGGCAAGAGCTGACATTCCCTATCTACCCTCCACAGTCGGATGAGACATTTGAAAAAGTGGAACCGCCTGAGCCTACAGGCTTCACGGTGGAAGGACGCCAGCAGATCAGCAACATGCGCGAGGATGAACTGAAGTCCCACAAAGCGGAGCTTGATCAGCTATTCGCACAACACAAGAAGCATGCTTATCGTTTGCATGCAGTGATCTGCCACAGTGGTCAGCTCAGAGCTGGTCATTATTGGGTCTGGATTCACGATTTTGAGGCTGGAGTGTGGCGCAAATACAATGACAGGGTCGTCACAGAAAACGCCGACACGAAGGAGGTCATGAAGACTCTCAACAGCAACGGCGATCCTTACTACCTCTGTTACGTGGAAGATGGCAAAGAAGGCGACTTGGTCAAAGTCCCCAAACGCCAGCAAGAAAACCCTAACTCTGCTGTCAAGGACGGGGATCGGGATGCTGATGGGGACATCGAACTCATTGAC AACGCCCTGCCGAAGAATGTCATTCTCAACTTATTCGGAAGTTACACCAAAGAAACAGACGCAGGAGATGAAAATCCAAAGGAGGAAAGGGGTCGCGCATTAAGGAGACGAAGTGCAAGTAA TGAAGAGGACTCCGCCGAACTTTCAGAGGGCATCACGTCCGCT AATGGCGACACGGTGATTCGCATCAACTTACTGAGAGATTGGCTTTGGACTTTGTCAAATGAAAG TGAAGGCATCATCATTTCTGACTGGGAGACCACCGCCAATACCCTCTTGCTTAATGATAGAAACGATTTAGACGTTACATTTCTCCCTGTTCGCATTCCTGTcttgcttcttctcctcgttGTACTCGCTGAATGTCCCTCTTCACAGTCACCAGTGATACCTCCACACAGTCTGCCGGCATCGCTGTGGAGATGTCTCGCTCGCCGACCCAACCAGGACGACGATGTCGGCTCCGCCCCGCCCCTTTAG